In a single window of the Amycolatopsis sp. cg5 genome:
- a CDS encoding helical backbone metal receptor, which translates to MIDDLGEPVPLDGPAARVVSLVPSLTEAVEVSAPGRLVGVTDYCTHPSTLAVARVGGSKYPKIDDVLALAPDLVLANSEENRPEDVERLRANGFPVWVMEAAATVPAALGSLRRILTQAFALDEPDWLVAAEEVWRETRPIRAHAVIPVWRKPWIVLGRDTFGGDVLRRLGIGNVYEGHAERYPRPSLDELNEQGADLVVLPDEPYVFTHTDGPEAFPGLRPVLVSGRYLTWYGPSLVEAHEELSRAFG; encoded by the coding sequence ATGATCGACGATCTCGGTGAGCCCGTGCCGCTGGACGGTCCCGCGGCGCGCGTCGTCTCGCTGGTGCCGTCGCTGACGGAGGCCGTCGAGGTGAGCGCGCCGGGCAGGCTCGTCGGTGTGACCGATTACTGCACCCATCCGTCCACTTTGGCCGTCGCGAGGGTCGGCGGTTCGAAGTACCCGAAGATCGACGACGTGCTCGCGCTGGCGCCGGACCTGGTGCTCGCGAACTCGGAGGAGAACCGGCCGGAAGACGTGGAACGGCTGCGCGCCAACGGCTTTCCGGTGTGGGTGATGGAGGCGGCGGCCACCGTGCCCGCCGCGCTCGGCTCGTTGCGCCGGATCCTGACCCAGGCGTTCGCGCTCGACGAACCCGACTGGCTGGTCGCGGCCGAAGAGGTGTGGCGGGAGACCCGGCCGATCCGCGCGCACGCGGTGATCCCGGTCTGGCGCAAACCGTGGATCGTGCTGGGCCGCGACACGTTCGGCGGCGATGTCCTGCGCAGGCTCGGCATCGGCAATGTGTACGAAGGGCACGCCGAGCGCTATCCGCGCCCGTCACTCGACGAGCTCAACGAACAAGGCGCCGATCTCGTCGTCCTGCCCGACGAGCCTTACGTCTTCACTCACACGGATGGTCCTGAGGCCTTCCCCGGCCTGCGGCCCGTGCTCGTGTCCGGCCGGTATCTGACCTGGTACGGGCCATCGCTCGTCGAAGCGCACGAGGAGCTTTCCCGCGCTTTCGGGTGA
- a CDS encoding aldehyde dehydrogenase family protein, whose amino-acid sequence MSTPFWVAGKPVTSTRTATVRHSFDGSEAGSHYVPTASDIETAVQAAHDVQHEFATLPAHVRASALDHVSRALGERAEELAQLITAESGKPLKWARGEVGRAVSTFRWAAEEARRFSGDLQRLDTDAGGTGRLALIRRVPKGPVLGITPFNFPLNLVAHKVAPAIAVGAPIVLKPAPATPLTALALGEILADAGLPAGSWSILPTGNEEAAKLVADPRLPVVSFTGSVPVGWGIRDSVPRKHVALELGGNAAVLVCPDWTDLEFAAQRIATFAMYQAGQSCISVQRVYAHTDVYDELSARVLEQVRALRTGDPRADATDVGPLVNTAAAERVESWVAAAVNAGAELLTGGGRSGATVEPTVLAGAPEDADVMAEEVFGPVVSLSRIDSVDEGVRLINASRFGLQAGVFTRDLPTAFDVSAKLQVGGVLVGDVPSFRADQMPYGGVKDSGVGREGPASAMADFTEERVTVLTGLTL is encoded by the coding sequence GTGAGCACCCCCTTCTGGGTCGCCGGCAAGCCGGTGACGAGCACGCGGACCGCGACCGTCCGCCACTCGTTCGACGGCAGCGAAGCCGGTTCGCACTACGTTCCGACGGCTTCAGACATCGAGACCGCGGTCCAGGCCGCGCACGACGTCCAGCACGAGTTCGCGACGCTGCCGGCGCACGTCCGCGCCAGCGCTTTGGACCACGTGTCCCGCGCGCTGGGTGAGCGGGCCGAAGAGCTCGCGCAGCTCATCACCGCCGAGTCGGGCAAGCCGCTCAAGTGGGCGCGCGGCGAGGTCGGCCGTGCGGTCTCGACGTTCCGCTGGGCGGCCGAGGAGGCCCGCCGGTTCTCCGGCGATCTGCAGCGTCTCGACACCGACGCGGGTGGCACCGGGCGGCTCGCGCTCATCCGCCGCGTGCCGAAAGGCCCGGTACTCGGGATCACCCCGTTCAACTTCCCGCTGAACCTCGTGGCGCACAAGGTCGCCCCGGCGATCGCGGTCGGCGCGCCGATCGTGCTCAAGCCCGCGCCCGCGACCCCGCTGACCGCGCTCGCGCTCGGTGAGATCCTCGCCGACGCGGGACTGCCCGCCGGCAGCTGGTCGATCCTGCCGACCGGGAACGAAGAGGCCGCGAAGCTCGTCGCCGATCCGCGCCTGCCGGTCGTTTCGTTCACCGGCAGCGTCCCCGTCGGCTGGGGCATCCGCGACAGCGTGCCGCGCAAGCACGTCGCGCTCGAGCTCGGCGGCAACGCGGCCGTGCTGGTCTGCCCCGACTGGACGGACCTCGAGTTCGCGGCCCAGCGGATCGCCACCTTCGCGATGTACCAGGCCGGGCAGTCGTGCATTTCGGTTCAGCGCGTCTACGCGCACACCGATGTCTACGACGAGTTGTCAGCTCGCGTGCTGGAACAGGTACGGGCACTGCGTACCGGTGACCCGCGCGCCGACGCGACCGATGTGGGCCCCTTGGTCAACACGGCCGCCGCCGAGCGCGTCGAATCGTGGGTCGCCGCCGCGGTGAACGCCGGCGCCGAACTGCTCACCGGCGGTGGGCGGAGCGGGGCGACGGTCGAGCCGACCGTGCTCGCGGGCGCGCCCGAGGACGCGGACGTGATGGCCGAAGAGGTCTTCGGGCCGGTCGTCTCGCTCAGCCGGATCGACTCGGTGGACGAAGGCGTGCGGTTGATCAACGCGTCGCGTTTCGGCCTGCAGGCGGGGGTGTTCACGCGAGACCTGCCAACCGCGTTCGACGTTTCCGCGAAGTTGCAGGTCGGTGGGGTGCTCGTCGGTGACGTCCCGAGCTTCCGTGCCGACCAGATGCCGTACGGCGGGGTCAAGGACTCCGGTGTCGGCCGCGAAGGCCCCGCCTCGGCGATGGCCGACTTCACCGAGGAGCGCGTCACCGTGCTCACCGGGCTGACGCTCTAG